Below is a window of Candidatus Rhabdochlamydia sp. T3358 DNA.
AATGTGAACCAGTTATTAAAAGTTAGAGGAAACAGAATATAAAAAAGATATTGTATAAAACCAGGTAAAGTTTTTTTTATGAAAATGGAAACCCCAGTTTTGGGTTTTTCTCTTTGATTTTAAAGTAGATAGGTACTCATTTGGTGATCTTAAATTGCGAATTTGCAATAGTTTGAACAAATGAGCAAAATCTAGATGAAAAATACTAGGTTCCAAGCAAGTTTAGAAATAGACAAATCATTTGTTATCAATATTTTAGATTGTGATTCTTATTGGATAAAAACCCAAAACTCAGGTTGGAAGTCTTTTTTTCTTAAATAAAGATTGAGATGCAACTTTTGATCTATTGGACTTTCACCTGGTTTTTGGTTTTATTTTTTCACTTGTCTATGCTCAAAGATAAAAGACCCCTATGCTTTGGTTCTGCATAACAATAGCGATGCTTTTGGTCAAAACATTGAAACAGAAGGCCCTTCGAGTTTAGACGGAGTAATAGGAAGTTATTCAGATGCTGCATGCCATCTGCAAAGAAATAGAGAAAACGGATTAAGTTTTGTATTTTGAGAAGTTATTGCTGTTTTTTATAATAGACTAAATTGGTTCCTGTAATGTGGATAAGGAGATATTTACTGCTTATTTCATTCAAATAGGTAAATACTCCCTGAAAATCAGGAGTAAAATCATGCCACATCACAATAGCGTTGGGAGCCAAGATTTTCATAACATTTTCCGTATCGCTACGAACGCATTCATAAGAATGTCCCCCGTCTATAAAAGCAAAATCAACCAATCCTTCTCTACAAAAAGCCTTAAAATCATAAGCTGCAGAATCGCCAATATGTTGCATAATTTTTTTTTCACAAGAGGTCTTCTGATACTTTCTTTGTTTTTTCTGTTTATCTCGTACTAATTTTAAATCAACCTCTAAGATAGGCTGAATCAAAGAAGTTACTTCAGAGGGCAAATCCAAAGTATGAACAATAGCGTTATCTGGAGCGTTTAAAGCCATTTGAAGTGTAGTATTTCCATCAAATGTCCCTATTTCGAGCAAAACGTGTGGTTTTTGTGTGGCTACCATTGATGCAATGGTTAAGAGTTCAAAATGAGATACATTTCCACATCTTACATCAAAATTTAACAACCGGATCTCGTTACATAAATTAATGATCTGATCTAAGCTCTTATTTTCAATCTTACTTTTTTTTAGCATCCCTTTATAATAGGAAGTACCTAAAATATTTTTTAGTCCTTCTTTAGCTAAGTGAGGATATCTTAAAGTAAAAAACAGCGCTTTTATACGCCGTATATTTTTTTTCAAGGGCATTATATCCACAAATAGAACCTCTTTTTTGCAAAAAGTTTAAGATTAAATGTAATTGCTATTGCTGTGCAATCTATTTTCTGACAAAATAGACTTGTTCGAAACAAATATTCTCATGAGCTACCTTTCCAGTCTACAGCATCCTATTGTCAAGCACTTAGTTAAATTACGACAAAATCGCGCCTATCGCTATGAACAAAAAACCGTCCTAATTAGTGGAATAAAATTGATTCGCGAATTATCTCAAAAGTTTTCTTTCAAAAATATTCTGGTTGAAAAAACATATCGGCCTCTTTTTTCCTATAAAGCACAACAAACCAGCACCACTTCTTTAGCTATCCTAGAAAAAATTACAGGTCTTGAAGCCCCTGAGCCCATTGCAGCTGAAATCTGCATGCCTATCTTTCAAGATGTAAAATCTAGTAAGCGCCTACTGATCCTGGATAGAGTCGTAGATCCTGGAAATCTAGGAACTCTTTTACGCACCGCTTTAGCATTTGATTGGGATGTATTCTTAGTAGAGGGTTGCGTAGATCTGTATAATGATAAAGCGTTGCGTGCTGCTAAAGGTGCCACTTTTTTCTTAAAACTAGCTCAAGGAGATCTTATCGATCTACAGAACCTACTGAAAAAAGGATCTTTTCATATCTATGCAGCCGATGCTAAAGGAGATAAAATCAAAAAAATCTTATCAGAAAAACCCATTGCTTTAGCTTTGGGAAATGAATCCCATGGGCTAAGTCCCTTTATTATCCAACATGCTAAAAAAATAGCTATCCCTATTAAAAAGCCCGTTGAATCTCTGAATGTAGCCATTGCAGGGGCCATTTTCATGTATCTGTTACAGGGATCCAAGAATGAGTAAGCAAGATCACTTTCTCAATTGGGAGGAGCAATATTGGGGCTCAGATAGAAAGGCTTCGCGCAAACAAAGAAAAACCGCAGAAAAAAAAGATCGGTCCAAATTTAAAAAAAGCAATCAGGATCAACTGCTCAAACAAAGCAAAAAGCTTGTTAATGCAACGGATATACAAGGCAGGGTTCTCACTATTGCAGCAGATGGAATTACGGTTTTTGCAGACGAGCATTCCTATCTTTGTTCTTTAAAAGGCGCTCTTAAACAAAAGCGCGACCTCATGAAAAACCTGATAGCAGTTGGGGATCTTGTATCCATGCAAATCATCGATGAGGCTCATGCTGTGATTACTCAAGTATTGCCTCGCAATTCTATTCTGTCTAGAGCAGATAACCTCTCGCGCAATAAACAACAGTTAATCGCCACCAATGTAGATCAAGTTTTTATTACAGCTTCTGTTTGTAGCCCTAAATTAAAACCTCTACTTATCGATCGTTATATTATAGCTGCACAAAAGGGAAACATTTGTCCTATTATCCTTATCAATAAAGTGGATTTATTAGATAATCCCCCTGATAGGCTGTCTTTGGAAGCGATTGAAGAGGAAAAAAGATTATACGATGAATTTATTCATACCTATCAGTCCCTTAATTTCATCGTAATTCCTCTAAGCATTATCACTCAAGAGGGTATCGATGTATTAAAAACACAAATGCAAAACAAAACATCGGTGTTTTCTGGACAATCCGGTGTAGGTAAATCCTCTTTGATTAATTTGGTCACAGGTCTTTGTTTTGCAACAAGAAAAGTGGTAAAACGCACAGGCAAGGGCTCACACACCACAACACAAGCCCGCATGATCCCTCTAGAAGGAGGAGGATATTGCATTGATACCCCCGGTATTC
It encodes the following:
- a CDS encoding class I SAM-dependent methyltransferase; the encoded protein is MPLKKNIRRIKALFFTLRYPHLAKEGLKNILGTSYYKGMLKKSKIENKSLDQIINLCNEIRLLNFDVRCGNVSHFELLTIASMVATQKPHVLLEIGTFDGNTTLQMALNAPDNAIVHTLDLPSEVTSLIQPILEVDLKLVRDKQKKQRKYQKTSCEKKIMQHIGDSAAYDFKAFCREGLVDFAFIDGGHSYECVRSDTENVMKILAPNAIVMWHDFTPDFQGVFTYLNEISSKYLLIHITGTNLVYYKKQQ
- a CDS encoding RNA methyltransferase; its protein translation is MSYLSSLQHPIVKHLVKLRQNRAYRYEQKTVLISGIKLIRELSQKFSFKNILVEKTYRPLFSYKAQQTSTTSLAILEKITGLEAPEPIAAEICMPIFQDVKSSKRLLILDRVVDPGNLGTLLRTALAFDWDVFLVEGCVDLYNDKALRAAKGATFFLKLAQGDLIDLQNLLKKGSFHIYAADAKGDKIKKILSEKPIALALGNESHGLSPFIIQHAKKIAIPIKKPVESLNVAIAGAIFMYLLQGSKNE
- the rsgA gene encoding ribosome small subunit-dependent GTPase A produces the protein MSKQDHFLNWEEQYWGSDRKASRKQRKTAEKKDRSKFKKSNQDQLLKQSKKLVNATDIQGRVLTIAADGITVFADEHSYLCSLKGALKQKRDLMKNLIAVGDLVSMQIIDEAHAVITQVLPRNSILSRADNLSRNKQQLIATNVDQVFITASVCSPKLKPLLIDRYIIAAQKGNICPIILINKVDLLDNPPDRLSLEAIEEEKRLYDEFIHTYQSLNFIVIPLSIITQEGIDVLKTQMQNKTSVFSGQSGVGKSSLINLVTGLCFATRKVVKRTGKGSHTTTQARMIPLEGGGYCIDTPGIQSFGIWDIDKKTLSSYFSEIFSISSECQFPNCTHREEPNCAVKKAVETGEISTLRFASYCALMSSLSKKHQNR